Proteins encoded within one genomic window of Candidatus Berkiella cookevillensis:
- the mutS gene encoding DNA mismatch repair protein MutS, with the protein MTNNKKEVTSAHTPMMQQYLNIKAQYPKTLLFYRMGDFYELFYDDAKKAAELLDLTLTARGQSAGEPIPMAGLPYHASESYLAKLIQQGESIAICEQIGDATSKGPMKREVVRVLTPGTVTDEALLDSHKEALLCALYLTKDKVGIATLELASGRFALSETTVQNLNNELARLQPAEVLLPDSFASRANSEHTSQLTRVRCRTRPEWDFDYQGACHVLCEQFGVKSLKAFQCDTLTLGIQAAGAILRFIHETQGKQLTHIHRIEVETEHALLQLDNHTRRNLELTQNLQGNREYTLISVLDKTKTPMGSRLLSRWLNRPITNTTLLNERYDSITVLQQKYALDELQTILKKIGDMERILARIGLQSARPRDLVKLKDGLMALVDLKKRLKHPLPFMKNMPLMLHENVVETLECAIIDNPPMIIRDGGVIKPGFDATLDELQALSEHSEAFLTQLEIKEQQETKLSTLKVGYNRVHGFYIELSRRESDKVPKHYQRRQTLKNTERFITEELKAFEDKVLSAREKALQREKALYEEILRGLLKDLTSMQTTASHLAELDVLVNLAERAQTLNYSKPMLSSDARIQIKAGRHPVIEEAVSQVAFTPNDLHFDADTKMLLITGPNMGGKSTYMRQIALIVILAHIGSFVPAQSATIGAIDRIFTRIGAQDNLAQGHSTFMVEMTEAANILHYATEKSLVLMDEVGRGTSTFDGLSLAWACAYALSQKIKAYTLFSTHYFELTQWSQSYPTIKNVHLDAQEKDNTLIFMHTVSPGPLNRSFGIHVAKLAGIPHEVIHFAEAVLQKLEQQTMSGAQTPTPMSSTPSKAKKQNPNHRKIIETLGKIDINQLRPIDALQVLENLKAIAENEPVV; encoded by the coding sequence TTGTTCTATCGTATGGGCGATTTTTATGAATTATTTTACGATGATGCCAAGAAAGCAGCTGAGTTACTTGATCTAACTTTAACCGCACGTGGCCAATCTGCTGGTGAACCCATCCCGATGGCTGGCCTTCCCTATCATGCGTCAGAAAGCTATCTTGCAAAACTCATTCAGCAAGGGGAATCCATTGCTATCTGCGAACAAATCGGCGATGCAACGAGCAAAGGCCCCATGAAACGAGAAGTCGTCCGTGTACTCACACCTGGCACAGTGACAGATGAAGCTTTATTGGATTCTCACAAAGAAGCTTTGCTATGCGCACTTTATCTCACAAAAGATAAAGTAGGTATTGCCACACTCGAATTGGCCAGCGGAAGGTTTGCACTTTCTGAAACAACCGTTCAGAACTTAAATAATGAATTGGCTCGATTACAACCTGCAGAAGTCCTATTACCCGACTCTTTTGCCAGCAGAGCCAACAGCGAACACACAAGTCAATTAACACGTGTTCGATGCCGAACTCGTCCAGAATGGGATTTTGATTACCAAGGCGCTTGCCATGTATTATGCGAACAATTCGGCGTAAAATCCCTAAAAGCCTTTCAATGTGATACTCTCACACTCGGCATACAAGCCGCTGGCGCGATACTCAGATTCATTCATGAAACACAAGGCAAGCAATTAACCCATATCCATCGCATTGAAGTCGAAACAGAACACGCGCTCTTACAACTTGATAATCATACGCGCAGAAATTTAGAATTGACCCAAAATTTACAAGGGAATCGAGAATATACGCTTATCTCTGTATTAGATAAAACCAAAACCCCCATGGGCAGCCGATTACTCAGTCGCTGGTTGAATCGCCCTATTACAAATACCACCCTTTTAAATGAGCGTTATGATTCTATCACTGTACTACAACAAAAATATGCACTTGATGAATTACAAACCATACTCAAGAAAATAGGCGACATGGAGCGTATCCTGGCGCGCATTGGTCTCCAAAGCGCCAGACCACGCGATCTCGTGAAATTGAAAGATGGCTTGATGGCGCTGGTGGACTTAAAGAAACGGCTTAAACACCCACTGCCTTTTATGAAAAATATGCCTCTTATGCTGCATGAAAACGTGGTAGAAACTTTGGAATGCGCCATCATTGATAATCCTCCAATGATTATACGAGATGGTGGCGTTATTAAGCCTGGTTTCGATGCCACACTGGATGAGCTGCAAGCGCTCAGTGAACACAGCGAAGCTTTTTTAACCCAACTGGAAATCAAAGAGCAACAAGAAACCAAACTAAGCACTTTAAAAGTTGGTTACAACCGCGTACATGGTTTTTACATTGAACTCAGTCGACGTGAATCAGACAAAGTGCCCAAACACTATCAAAGACGACAAACCCTTAAAAATACCGAGCGCTTTATTACTGAAGAATTAAAGGCATTTGAAGACAAAGTACTTAGCGCACGAGAAAAAGCATTACAACGAGAAAAAGCCCTTTACGAAGAAATACTGCGTGGGTTATTGAAAGATCTAACCAGCATGCAAACAACTGCAAGCCACTTAGCGGAACTCGATGTTTTGGTTAACTTGGCCGAAAGAGCACAAACCTTAAATTACAGTAAACCAATGCTCAGTTCAGATGCAAGGATACAAATCAAAGCCGGCAGGCACCCCGTCATTGAAGAGGCTGTCTCACAAGTAGCCTTTACTCCCAACGATCTACATTTTGACGCAGACACCAAGATGCTACTCATTACTGGCCCCAATATGGGTGGTAAATCAACTTATATGCGCCAAATTGCGCTCATTGTTATTTTGGCACATATTGGCAGCTTTGTACCCGCACAAAGCGCTACTATTGGCGCTATTGACAGAATTTTTACGCGCATTGGTGCACAAGACAATCTTGCCCAAGGCCATTCAACCTTTATGGTTGAGATGACAGAAGCTGCAAATATTTTACATTATGCGACTGAAAAAAGCTTAGTACTCATGGATGAAGTAGGACGTGGTACCAGTACTTTTGATGGACTTTCTTTAGCATGGGCTTGTGCTTACGCCTTAAGCCAAAAAATTAAAGCTTATACTTTATTTTCCACCCACTATTTCGAACTCACACAATGGTCACAGAGCTATCCAACTATTAAAAATGTCCATCTGGATGCCCAAGAGAAAGATAATACCCTGATTTTCATGCATACCGTATCACCAGGTCCCTTAAATCGCAGCTTTGGTATTCATGTTGCAAAACTTGCGGGTATTCCTCATGAGGTGATTCATTTTGCAGAGGCTGTTTTGCAAAAATTAGAGCAACAAACAATGAGTGGTGCCCAAACACCTACGCCCATGTCCAGCACACCCAGCAAAGCTAAAAAACAGAATCCAAACCATCGTAAAATAATAGAAACACTAGGCAAAATAGATATTAATCAACTACGGCCTATTGATGCATTGCAAGTATTGGAAAATTTAAAAGCAATTGCTGAAAATGAACCTGTTGTATAA